GTGAGTGCAAAATGCAGTTTCAGGTTGGTGAGATTGATTACGTCAGTAGCCTCAATGTAGGCAGTAACCGTTCCACTCCTTGTGCCGGAACTGTAGGTTCCGTCGATTGTGATGTCCAGGGGGCTCTCCACAGCCTCCCTGCCTGTCACCAGCGCTTCGTAGGAAGAATAGTTGGAACCCGCAACGATTAGTCCGTCTATGAGGAACCACGGCACAGATTTTGTGCCAGGCTGGTAGTAATTTGTGCGCACCGTGTTCTCGCCTGCATTGTCAAGATAAAATGGGTCCGAACCACTCGGCCACCAGGTGTGGTATCTTATCACTGCTAGATTAGGGTGCAATGGAGCAAATCTGTCCAGCTCATCATTTGCCGGCCTGCACGGAGGACATCCCCAGTTCGTGAACATCTCACCAAGCACCATCCTGGTAGTTGCATGAGCGTTGAGCGCTGCCCCAGTCAAACCAAGCAGCAGCAGAACAAACATGACTCTTCTCATCGCTTACCTCCCCTTCAAACATAGAACACACGAAATTCCACCCAGACCCCTCTCCACACCTTCGAAGATCGAAATTCAACCAAACCACTGAAACCACGAGATTACACGAGATTAACACAGATTCCAAAGCCATCCTCACGGCTGAAACCAAACCAGAAGATAATCTTGTGGAAATCCTTGCCCTCCGAAGCCAGTCGCGAAGTCCCACGGAGCCATGGGGGGCGAAGTGGGGAAGCTACCTGAGCGAAGACTGAGCGCAGGAGGGTGTGATAATCTGTGGTTCAAAGGTTTTCCGACGTTAGAATCTGCTGATAAGAACTGCTTTCACGCCATCAAACGGAGGCTCGTACCTGCATATCCCACCAGAGCAGACGAGACCACCTTTCTCTGTCCCTGCCATGAGTGTCAACCTGTGGTCCTGTGTAATGTCCCAATCTATCTGGGCCGACCTCCACTCCTTTCCTTCCCACCCCTGGATGTCCTCTATCTCTTCGTCCCTCTGTTCACCCGTCAGGGTTACGGTAACGTACGGAGCAAAAGTGTACATCAGATAGAGTTTCTTATCTGTGAATTCTTTTGATCCTGACACGGCGCGGCGTTGGAAGCCGAGCCCAACAGAATGAACTGGGGTCACAGAGTAGACCAACTCAAGCCCGGGTATCTGCTCATTGAAATCAGTAAAACCCTCTACGATTTCATGTTGTTCTGTTCTGTCAAGATTCGCCTTCAAATCAAACAGTCCGTATTTCCGATAGGTAACCCCGACAAAAGCCTCCCTGAACTCCCTGAGAGGTTCCTCGTCCTCAGTCTTCAGATGAGAGTAACTCAGGTCTATGTTAAGGGGTTCTAAGGGCGAAAGATAAGATTCAATCTGATAACCCTTCTCGTCCAGCCCTTTGTTTAATGCCTGGCCGTATCTGTTTAGCGCTGGCGGGCTGTTGTACCTGTAGGATCCTTCCCCCAGGCCTATTGAGTCATAGTCGGCGAACTGGAATGTTATCCCATATCCGGGCAGGGAAGCACTCACTGAACCATATATGCCGTAGCCCTGACCGATACCTCCAAAATTGAAAGGCACGCTGGGGTCGTCCAGATTGGCATCCCATCCCCACTTTTTCGCAATTTCGCCGTAGATTTCAATGTTTGGAATGCTCAAGCACAAGTTTGTCCCGTAGACTTCTGTTCTTTTGAAGGAAACTGCGGAAGTATCAAATTGGTTTTTTGCAGTCAAAAGCAGAACATAACTTGCACCTGCTGTCACAAATGGAAGGGGATGCAACGATAGATCTCCTCCTCTTATGACATCAGTAGTATCATTGATAACCTTATAGGCCAGTTGAAGAAATTCTGTATTCCTTGGACGCCCGGAAATGGCGACCACGTCCGCCCACTTCGTAGAACCCCTCACCTTCACCCCATCCATGTCTCTGTCCAGATAGATGATATCATCCTCATAAGCCCTCAGAACCAGACCCCTGCCAAAAATGACGTAGTAGTTGCCGGCTCTAATCCCAAACTTCTCGCTGTCATACTCAATATACCTTCTGTAGAAACCTTCTCTGCGCCCGGGAAAGAGAACATTTGAAGGCTCAACAACCTGGTATCTGAACCCCAACAGGAGATTCTTGTAGTAGACATCTATGTCGAATCTGTCGTCGAAGACCTCTGAGTTTTTCTCAATCACCACACCTATCGGCTTTTCTCTCCACAACCACCATTCAAGCCTGTTGCTGCCTGAAACCGTAACGTCACCCATTTCAAAACAGGTGGCGGTGAGTGGCGTACCGACTGCCAGCAGGACTATCGCTCTCACCAGAGTGGGCCTCAATCCGTCTCTCCTTGCGTCCCTTCTTTCTCAGCGGTTGTGTCAGGCTCACTTTGAACGGGCAGGAGTAGCTCCTCTATCTCCTTCTTCAGCTGAGTCTCACTTCCCTGGGTATAGCCGATGTGCTTGTGCCTTATATTACCCTCGGCATCCAGAACAAAAGTGGTGGGAAAGGCTACCACCTGGTAGAGTCTCTTAACCCGCTTGTTTGGATCCAAAAGAATTTGAAACTCCCAGCGGTGTGAAGCAGCCAGAGGTTTCACCTTGGAAACGTTCCTTGGATCGTCCTCGTTTATTGCCACAACGGTCAAGCCCTTCTCCTTCAGTTCTTTGTATATGTCCTTTATGTGGTCAAGTTCAGTGAGGCACGGCTTGCACCAGGTCGCCCAAAAGTCAACGACTATGGGCCCTTTTCCAAGAAGGCTGTCGAGTACAACCTCTTTCTTGTTGAGGTCTTTGAGAGAAAAACCTGGAGCCTTCTTTGCAGATTCCTCTCCATAGACCAGGGGAAGAACGAGAAGAACACAGAGTAACGAGATAGTGAGAGATCGCCGCATCACATCCTCCGTCCAAACGTGTATTGGATGCTCGATATGGCCGAAATTTCAATCTTTGGCAAGGCCCGGAAAAACCCGGGCCTTGCCGTGATCCAAAAAGAATCAAAAATACCTTTGAGCCGTCTTTGTCTCAGCCACCCTACCTGACCAGAGACAACTTGATTGCTCTCGTGTTCCCTTCGTAGGAGAGTCTCGAGAAGTAAATCCCTGACGCGACCTCTCTTCCATGGTCGTCGTTCCCGTCCCAATATTCCATGTGCTTCCCAGCACTTTCCCAGCCTCTTACAAGGGTTCTAACCAGGCTGCCGGATGAATCATAAATGTGAAGTTGTACACGACCGTTCGAAGGGATTGTGTAATCAATCCTGGCTCTGTCTCCGAATGGATTGGGGTATGCTGGCGAGAGCGCGAAGAGAGAAGCTGTGCGCCTGGCCTCTATCTCCTCCACCCCGACGAGATCTGCAATCCTTGAAAGAGCAGACTGGAGAATCTCCTTGGTAGTGTAGTCTTGTATGAAAACTGCCACATTACAATTGGAATCATCCCAACCCGCATCTACGGTAAAGTTATACTCTCTCAGGAGAGTATCCCCAGGGGAACTGAGGCTGACAGGATCGCCAGTAGCACCAGGGATCATGTCTCTCATAGTCTGGTCGTGAATCTGTGTTCCATTCGGTGCAGACCAGAAAATGTCGTCTTCTGTGATAACCACAAAAACTCTCAAACTGCTAAAGGAGAGAAAATCTGTAGCCTCTACAAGGACTCTCACCATGCCGTTAGGATCATTATAGTAACCTTGAAGCTGTATATCGACAGGAGCATCAACTATGGCTCTTCCTCTTATCAAATTACCCCACTGGCTGTAAGTAAACCCGCCAACGATAATCCCATCAATATTGCCCCACGGGACATACTTGGTCCCAGGCTGGTAGTAGTTCGTCCTCGCCGTGTTCTCCGCAATGTTAGCCTGGTAATATGGGTCTGAAGGGCTGGGCCACCACGTGTGATACTGGATACACGTGACTGTATCACCAAGAGCAGGTATCAACGATGCCAACCAACTGTCGGCGCCTGCGCAGCCGCCTCAGCTTGTGTTGGTGAAGTACTCCAATACAACTCTCCTCTGAACGCCAAAAGATACGCTCGAAGCAATCAAGAGAAAAGCTGCCAGAACAAAAATACAAAACGCATACTTCTTCATTTTTTCCTCCCTTGCATAAAACGCACTCCAAATGAAAACCTGACTATCGTTCACCTCCTTTTCGTCATTTATTGTATCGCCGTACCGTCTGCGGGGGCACCAGACCTCTGGCGCCCGCTTCCACATAATACATCAAAACCCTTACTTAAGCAAGACGGTCTTCATCCAGGAGCTTCTTCCTGCAGAATGCAGCCTGTAGAAATAGACTCCTGAAGGAAGTTCCTTGCCTGTGCCGTCCTTTCCGTCCCAGGCAACGGTGTGGTGCCCAGGTTCCGCGATTCCGTTCAACAGCTCTCTCACCACTCTTCCGGTCACGTCAAATACCTGCAGTGTGATGCTGGTGCGCGCTTCCGTAGCGAAGGAGATGCTCGTCTTCCCAGAGAATGGGCTGGGATAGGCTCCAACAAGACCGAAAGCCGTTGCGGACCGCTCTTTGCTCCTCTCCTGAACACCAACCAGCGTATGGAGAACCAGGTCGCCGTAATAGAGAGGATCTTCTTGGTTGAGGGCGTCCATGGTCTGCAGCCACCAGCCTTCTGTTTCGCCTTTGTCCTGGTCGTGCGCATATATGTGTAGGCCCATGGTGTCGCCAAGTCCGGCATCTATCTCGTACTTCTCCGTTCCAAGGGGAATACTGAACTCAAGGGCTACGTGGTCTGTGAACCCTATGACGAACTCAGCCCCAGGAACCGAAGGCAAAACTGGACCTACGGGAAGCGGCTCGTACCACACTTGCGGTCCTGTAGAGGAAAGGAAAACCCAGTAGCTACCTTCACTGGAGTCTGGAGCCCACAGACCATCGTTGTCTTCGTCCAGGAAGAGGAAGCTCCGGTCATTAATGGTGTCATTCAGGTCAACAAAGTAGTCGATGGCAAAGTAGAGATAAGAATCGTTGTTCATCACATACAGAATCACGGAGTTGGGAAGGACTCCTCCGCTACTCATGCCCAGAATGTCAGATATGTCAACAACGTCGGCGCTTGACCACTCTGTCGGGTCTATGGTGCCGTCAATGGTTGCTGGTGCGTAGGCCCATCCAGACTCTATCAGGCTATCAACTGCATAGGCAAGAACAGTGGCCCTCAACGTATCATTGGATCGCGCCTCATCGGTCGGCAGGTCCGAGTACACCAGCACGTCGTATACATTCCCCTGTCCGTCAGGGGTCCAGTCCGTGTAACAGACTGTCTCCGTGGATTCCGGCATGAGAGCAGAGATAAGAGCCGAATCAGCGTATACGTTGACTGCTGAGGAATCTATGAAGAAGTAGGTCCAGAAATCTTCAGTCGAATCTGCTGCGCGGTTGCCAAAGGTTGCGCACGGTGTGACTGGCACATTGGGCGCTACCAGAGCGCCGGGACTGTCAATCGCGTCCACGGCCACATCGTGAGTCAGGGCCAGGCCTGTAAGAACTTCTGTAACATTAGTGCCTGCTCCCAGGTTTGTGTTGTATCCACCTGCTGAGTAGAGACCGCCTCTGCCAGGAACCGCCACGAAATTCTGGCAATTGCTTACCGGGGTGATCTTATCAGGAAGTTGAGTCCACAGGTCTGCTACGGGGTCGTATTCCCAGGTGTCATAGGCCGCCACACCATGGTCATCGCCGCAAGTGAAGTAAAATAACCCGCGAAGTCCCGTAGCCGCGGTCCTCGACCTTCCTGCGTCTCCGGAGGGACCGTTCGGCATATCTGTTCCCATCGTCCATGTGATCGAGGAAGGGTCTGCCGGATTGATGACTCCGATATAGGTGCTGGAGACATAGGCACCGTTCCATCCACCAACGACAAAAATCGTGTCCCCGCTGATCGCGACACCCATTGACCTGTTCGTGATGGGTAGGGCAGTGGCTGGGAACCACGCATCGTTTGCAGGATCATAGACCTGGACTAGGTTACGGTAAGTGCCTCCGTCCTGACCCCCAATCCAATAGATCAATGTGTCCCGCCAGGCGACTGCGCCGTGGAAACAAGTAGCTGTAGGAATAGGGGCCACTGTGGCCCAGGTATTCCCGCCAGTGTCATATTCGTAATTGGTGGTTACCGCGGTGTAGCCACTTGAGGAGCCACCGGCTACATAGATTTTGCCGTCGACCACTGCCGCAGCCACGTGCCCTTTTGCCGCGGGCATATCGGCAATGGGGCTCCACAGATCATTCGCAATGTCATAACTCCAACAGAGGTTGGTTTCAGAAGTAGTGAAACCACCGACAGAATAGAGCATGTCCTGGTCCTGGACCACCGCGTGATAATAGATTGCCTGGGGCATGGTTGAAAGTGAAAGCCACTGAACCTGCAAAGAATTACCGCCTGGCTCAATTCCTGCTGTGAGCGATCCGGAGAAATCGGCGTGGTCGGAGCCGGCATCCGTGTCAAACGGCGCACCCCACGCATGCAAACCAGAGACCGCTAATAGGCAAAGAACCAGAACCGCGAACCGATACTTCCTCATGGTCTACCTCCCTTACGTTTCTCTCACTGAAACCTACAGACCGGTGTTTACTCCAGTTACCACCACCTTTCTCGGGAGATTCCGTACCCAGAATGGCTACTGGCATTATAGGATACTGCACCTCCGGGGTCAACAATAAATTGGTTTTTTCCCTCTGGGCACAACTCTGGCTCCAATCCCTCCCGACACCTTCGAAATTCCACTTAACCACTGAAACCACGAGATTACACGAGATTAACACAGATTTCAAGCCAGTCCCCATCGCTCAAACCGAACCAGGAAGGAATCTTCTGATAATCTGTGGTTACAGAGGTTTAAGGCGGAACCCTTCGAACCACGAGATTACACAAGATTAACACAGATTGAAACCCATCCTTATTGCTGAAACAAAACCAGAAGAATTATCTAGTGATAATCTGTGAAATCTGTGGTTACAGGGGTTTGAGTTCGGGGGAAGGCAAGAGAATCCCGGCCTTGACAATGTCTCATGAGAGAAATATACTACAGGAGGTCAGGCGGGAATAGCTCAGCTGGTAGAGCATCACCTTGCCAAGGTGAGGGTCGCGGGTCCGAATCCCGTTTCCCGCTTTTTCCTTTCTCCTCTCCCATTTACCCCTCCCTCAAAGCTATCAGTTAAGGGTTTTGTTCTTGACATACACCGTTCCCACATCTACGATAGCTTTTAGAAAAGGGGGTAAACAGATGGAGACAAGGACGATGCCCACCGGTGTTGCAGTTCTCAAATGGTATTTTATCATAATCGGAATCCTGTCGATTGCTGGCGGGGTGATACTGCCGCCCTTTGCCGTAGGAATCCTGAGGCTCATTATGGAGGCTTCAGGCGAAGAACTGGCCCCCCTTGCCCTTGCAGGTGGGATGGCGTTTTTGTATGGCTTTCTCGCCGTCTGCTGGGGAGTCCTGCACATCTTTGTTGGCCTATACCTTGGAAGAGGATACGGATGGACAAAGATAGCGGCATTGATAATCGGCACGATTTCAATTCTTTCAGGTGGCGCCATACTCGGGATCTTGTGCCTGTTCATCTACCTCCTGAGCCAGGAATGTAAGGCTTTCTTCCAAACCCAAACTGAAGGGAGGTGAGACAATGGAAACAAGGAGCATTCCAAAGGGTGTAACAGTCCTCAAAATCTATTTTATCATAGTTGGAATTCTCTCAATCCTCATGGGGTTCATACTGCCGCCGATTATGATGGTGGCAATGCGAGCTGCCATGGAGGCCGCTGCTGAGTTCGGCACTACTCCTGTTGCCTTCGGTGGAGTTGGGTTCGTCTGGGGATTCTTCTTCGTCTGCTGGGGGATTTTTGAAATAATCATAGGTCTCCAATTGGGCCAGGGAAGGGGATGGGCAAGAATAGCAGCGATAGTGGTAGGAATACTTTCACTCCCGAATATTCCCATTGGCACAGTTCTAGGGATTTTGTGTCTGGTACATCTGTTAGGAGATGAGGGTAAGGCCTACTTCATGACCTAGCTTGAAAGGAGCCTCACGTAGAGAGAATCTACTTCTGAAACGAGCCTATCCATGGTAAATCTGGGGGAGACCATCTTTTTTCCGGCCTCCCCCATCTTCTTTCTCAACTGATCATCTTCAAGCAGCTTGACAACTTTTTCTGCAAGACCCTTCACATCTCTGGGCGAAGCAAGGAAGCCGTTCACACCCTCTCCGATCACTTCGGGAGTTCCGTCCACTCTTGTTGCCACTATCGGCTTTGACCTGCACATAGCCTCAGCATGAACCATGGGAAGACCTTCCCACAAAGAGGTCAGCAGGAAAACATCAAAGACGTCGACGACCTCCGGCACATCTTCACGCCAACCCAGCAGGTGGAAGACTCCTTCAAGGCCCTTCAAAGACACTGCTCTTCTAACTTCATCCATCAGAATTCCATCGCCAACCATAACGAATTCAACTGCGGGAAATGCTTTGTGCACTATTCCCGCCACTTCCACGAAATCGAGCGGCGCCTTCTGCGGCTTGAAGCAGGAGACGGTGCCGACAACCCGTGAGGATTCCTCAATGCCCAGCTCTTTCCTCTTCGCCCTGGTTTCAAAATCCTTTCTCTCTAGGTGCTCATCCAGTATGGCCGGATTTATCACCGCATACTGCCGAAGGATACCAATCCTTTCCTTCAAACCTTTGCGCACCGTTGATCTGGATACGGCAATCAAACAATCACAAAATCTGGCACAGAATCTCTCAATCAAGACATAGAACATTTTCACTAGCGTGGGTTGACCGTCGTGGAAGGCGAATCCATGTATTGTGTGTATCACTGCGCTTGCCCCGGCTGCCCTGCCTGCAAGCCTCGCAAGGACCCCCGCCTTGGAACCATGGCTGTGAACAACCACATTTCTTCCCATTGCCAACTCTTCAGAAATGATCTTTCCAATCTCAAGAAAGGCCAAGAAATCCAGGACAGGGTGGATTTCACGCTTCAGGCTGGTCAGGAGATGTGTCTCTACACCTTTCAGGCTCAAAGCCTCATCATCAAGCATGCCTCCTGTGCCGGAAACGAGTATGTTCCTGTATCCTTTGAGTCTCCTTGCAGTTTCAATGGCTATTCTCTGGGCGCCGCCCAGCTCGAGTTTGGCGATTACGTGTATTACAACGGGAAGCTCAGACATCCTCAGACACTGTCAGGAGGCACTTGCGAAGCCGGTCGGTTTCCATGTAATGAAAGGCTTCCTTGGAAATCTCGGTGGGATACTCTCCGCTGAAACACGCCGTACAGAAGCTGCGTTCGCCGTTCTTACCTGTGACCCCTGCAAGCAGGCCATCCATCGTCTGATATATCAGCTCATCAGCGCCTATCGTCTCCTTTATCTTTTCAGGCTCCTTATCCCGGGCTATGAAATCCCCCCTGGTTTGCATATCTATCCCATAGGCGCAGGGGTGCCTGAGAGGAGGAGACGAGGAAGCGAAGTAGACCTTTTCGGCACCAGCTTCTCTGACCAGTCCTATTATCTTCCTTGATGTGTTCCCTCTAACCACGGAGTCGTCCACCAGAAGAACTTTCTTGCCCTCGATTTCAGCTCGTATCGGATTCAGCTTCATCTTGATGGACTTTCTTCTTTCCTTCCGTCCGGCCATGATGAAGGTCCTGCCAATATATCTGTTCTTTATGAGCCCTTCCCTGAACGGTATGCCAAGCGCAATCGACAGGGCAAGTGCAGCAGGCTTTGCGGTGTCCGGAACGGGAATGACCACATCAGGAACGATACCCGACTCTTTCACTCCGGAAGCAAGCTCACGGCCAAGTCCCAGACGGGCCTCATACACGCTTATCCCATCAATAATGGAATCTGGTCTGGCGAAGTAAACCCATTCAAATATGCAGGGAGTATGGACGTCCTCTGTGATCCTACGGCAGTACTCTCTGCCGTCGCAGTCTATGAATATGCATTCTCCAGACTGTATATCGCGCCAGCGCTTGTATCCAAGAACATCCATGGTCACCGACTCTGACGCGAAGGCGGAGCTGCGCCCGCGTCTCCCAAAAACGAGGGGTTTTATCCCATGAGGATCTCTAAAAGCCACGATTCCTGCATTCGCTATGGTGGCCACGGCAGAATAGGAACCTTGTGCCCTCTTGAATGTCGCCTCGGTGGCTCTGAAGATGTCCTCCGCACACAGCGAAGGAGAGGATGACCTAGAAAGCTCCTCTGCGAAGACATTGAGCAGCACTTCAGAGTCAGAGGTCGAATTGATCTGTCTTCTGTCTTCTTCGAAGAGCTCGCGGCGCAGATGCCAGTAGTTGGTAAGATTACCATTGTGGGCCATGGCTATTCCGTAAGGAACGTTGACGTAGAATGGCTGAGCATCCTCAGTGCCGCCTCCTCCCGCAGTGGGATATCTTACATGGCCAATACCCATTTGTCCCTTGAGCCTCGCCAGATTCTTCTCGTTGAAAACATTCTGAACAAGGCCATTCCCCTTCTTCAAATTGAACCTATTATCGTAGGTAATGGCTCCCGCCGCATCCTGGCCCCTGTGCTGAATTGTCATGAGACCAAGATAGATTTCGTCTATCACGCTGCGTCTTCCAAGAAGGCCTATGATTCCGCACATGATTACTTCCTCTTCCAGGAGGTCCTTCCGGGACCATCCTCGAGTTTTATTCCAATCTGTTCCAGCCGGTCTCTTATCAGGTCCGCAGCCTTGAAGTTCTTCTCGGCCCGCAAAGCATTCCTTACTTCACAAATATTCTCCAGAAGGAGATCAACCATACTATCCGAAACCTTCTCCTTCTTCGATTCAAAAAGACCAAGAACCCGACCCAACACTCCGATCTTCTTCTGAGCAAGACCTATCAGTCTCGCATCCGCTCCGTCCTTGTGCGCTCTGTTTGCCAGTTTCGCCAGATCAAACAGCACCGAAATGGCCTTGGAAGTATTGAAGTCGTCATCCATGGCAGACTCGAACACCTGTTGTGAGCTTGATATTGTGGCGAAAACCCCTGCTTCCTTGGCCTCAAGAGTCGATGGATCGATCTCTCCATCAGCCCCTTCAAGAGCCAGCGCATTTTGAAGCCTTTCAAGAGCAGACCTGCTGGATGCCAACGTCTCTTCGCTGAACTCTATCTGGCTTCTGTAGTGTGTGGAGAGGAGATAGAGTCTAATCACATCCGGCTCATATTTCTTGAGTAACTCAAGGATGGGGATGAAGTGCCCCGTTGATTTTGACATCTTCTCCCCACCGAGCATCACCCATTCGTTGTGCAGCCAGTATCTGGCAAAAGGCTTACCTGTAGCCGCTTCGCTCTGTGCGATTTCGTTTTCATGATGAGGAAACACAAGGTCCGTCCCGCCGCCGTGAATATCAAAAGTCTCACCGAGATAGTGCATGGACATGGCTGAGCATTCGATGTGCCAGCCTGGCCTACCTCTGCCCCAGGGACTCTCCCACCAGGGCTCGCCCTCCTTGGAAGCCTTCCACAAGGCGAAATCAGCCGGGGATTTTTTTCTCTTGTCGACCGCGACTCGTGCGCCTGAGATGAGATCATCCAGCTTCTTCTTGGAAAGCTTCCCATAATCCTTGAACCTGGAAACCTCGTAGTAAACGTCCCCATCCACCTGGTAGGCAACACCCTTTTCGAACAGCTTTTCTATGAGCGATATTATCTCCTGTATGTGCTGTGTGGGTCGTGGATAAAATGTCGACCTCCTTATACCCAGGGCATCTGAAGCATAGAGATATTCGTCGGCGTACTCAGCTGCAACTCTTCTATAGTCTGTCCCTTGCTGCCTGGCCTTCTCAATCACCTTGTCATCAACATCGGTTATGTTCTGTATGAGAACAACCTGGTAGCCTTTGTATTCGAGGTACCGCCTGAAAATATCGAAAACCATGCAGGCTCGCATGTGACCAATGTGGGGCCTCTCCTGCACGGTCATTCCGCAGAAGTAGATGCCGACATGCCCCTCCTTCAGTGGAGAGAAATCTTCCTTCATTCCCGAGAGTGTGTTATGCAGCGTGATTCCCATGCTCCCTTGAACTCCGTTCTTCGTACTCTGCTCTTCGTACTTTGTACTTGCTTTTTGTCCCCTCTAACGTCGCTTATGATAGCACAAACTAGAATATATGTCACCCCTGCCCAACTGTCAATACAATACCCTTTCCTCCTTCTACTACTCCAATCATAAAGTGCAAAGTACGAATTGCGAGGTACAAATTGCAAAGTACTAAATACTTCGTCCTTGGTCCTCTGTACTTCGCTTTTGGTGCTTTGCACCTCGTACATTGCTCCTCGTACTTCGTGCTTGCTTTTTCACGAACTGTCGAAGAAGGCAGGCAGCTCCGCCCAGGAGCGGTTTCCCATCACCTGGCAGCATGTATTCGAAGGTGAGCTTTGAGATTTTCTCCATTGAATCATCAAGCTGTCGGTTGTCACGGTTGAAAGCCCAAATTGGCTTCATTACCTTTCCCAGGCTGTACAGTACGGTGTTGCCTGAAAAGAGAATTCCCCTCTTTGCCTGGTAAAGACAGATTGAACCTTCTGTGTGCCCGGGAGCATGAATCACCTCCAGACCACCTAGACATTCAATCATATCCCCTCCGGTCAGCCTTCTGTGTACGGGTACTTTCACTAACCTGGAGGATGTGTGTGAACAGAGTCCCAAGATCGAACCATATCCACCATCAGGTCTCTTTCCCTCTATGGATGGTGCATCAAGCTCATGAGCCCAGACCTCTGCCCCGGTGGCGACGGCCACCCTTCCGGCAGAACCCATGTGGTCAATATGAAAATGCGTCAGCACAACTGCCTTCAGACTTGTCTTGCGTATGCCCAGACTGCACAAGTATCGGAGAATTCTAGGACAGTTCCCGGGAAACCCAGTATCAATGAGTATGGGGTCACCATCTACAATCAGATAAGAATTGTTGGGTACTAAGCCGTCTATTCTGTGGACGCCCGGTACTATCTCCATCGATGTTTGTTTATCTGCTCGTTGGTTATGTTTAATACAGCAAAAACTTTGCTCTTTTCAGGACAAGACAGTCTGATCGTTCTCGGAAACCCTTTTCTTTTCTCGAGTATCACTTTCTTCTCTTCTCTTCGGCAGGACTTGAAATCCTTCCAATTGCCAAGGTTCCGCCAATTGCCTCCCAGCTTCTCATATACCCCAACCGTTGTCATTGAATAGTTCTTGGAGAATGTACTGAAGCGTCCCGCAAATATAAAAAAGACAAAAGTCACAACCACGTCCAGAGGCGCCATCTTGAAACCTCGAAAATGTTTTAGCGCATAGTATCCGAGCAAAAGAGCCACAACCAGGAGCACTGTAAGAACGCGCACAAGGACAGGCGCACGGTAAGACCACTCGATGAGCACGTCTCCTTCCACTGTAACCTTCGGCTTCTGACTCTTGCCCCCAGCAAACTGCCTCAAGAACTCATCTGACCTCAACTTGCCCTCTCCTCTTTGTTCCCAGCAGAGACCAGGCTGCCAGCCCCATTAGTGCCGTCCCGGCGATGATGGCACCGAGGATTCCCAGGAGACTAAGCACGGTGACAATCACACCCGCAATCAAAACGCCAAAGAAGATGAAGAGAATCGAGGGCGCGAACCGCACTCCAAAAACGAATGCAGCCACACTTCCAGTCCAGGCACCTGTCACCGGCAGAGGGATCGCAACAAAAAGCATCAGCCCCAGGTATTTGTACCTCTCGACAACTCCTCCTCTCTTCCTCGTCCTTTCAAAGAGCCAGTTGAAGAACCTCTTGAAAGGCGCAAATCTGCTCAGAC
This candidate division TA06 bacterium DNA region includes the following protein-coding sequences:
- a CDS encoding MBL fold metallo-hydrolase, encoding MEIVPGVHRIDGLVPNNSYLIVDGDPILIDTGFPGNCPRILRYLCSLGIRKTSLKAVVLTHFHIDHMGSAGRVAVATGAEVWAHELDAPSIEGKRPDGGYGSILGLCSHTSSRLVKVPVHRRLTGGDMIECLGGLEVIHAPGHTEGSICLYQAKRGILFSGNTVLYSLGKVMKPIWAFNRDNRQLDDSMEKISKLTFEYMLPGDGKPLLGGAACLLRQFVKKQARSTRSNVRGAKHQKRSTEDQGRSI
- a CDS encoding cysteine--tRNA ligase, producing the protein MGITLHNTLSGMKEDFSPLKEGHVGIYFCGMTVQERPHIGHMRACMVFDIFRRYLEYKGYQVVLIQNITDVDDKVIEKARQQGTDYRRVAAEYADEYLYASDALGIRRSTFYPRPTQHIQEIISLIEKLFEKGVAYQVDGDVYYEVSRFKDYGKLSKKKLDDLISGARVAVDKRKKSPADFALWKASKEGEPWWESPWGRGRPGWHIECSAMSMHYLGETFDIHGGGTDLVFPHHENEIAQSEAATGKPFARYWLHNEWVMLGGEKMSKSTGHFIPILELLKKYEPDVIRLYLLSTHYRSQIEFSEETLASSRSALERLQNALALEGADGEIDPSTLEAKEAGVFATISSSQQVFESAMDDDFNTSKAISVLFDLAKLANRAHKDGADARLIGLAQKKIGVLGRVLGLFESKKEKVSDSMVDLLLENICEVRNALRAEKNFKAADLIRDRLEQIGIKLEDGPGRTSWKRK
- the purF gene encoding amidophosphoribosyltransferase yields the protein MCGIIGLLGRRSVIDEIYLGLMTIQHRGQDAAGAITYDNRFNLKKGNGLVQNVFNEKNLARLKGQMGIGHVRYPTAGGGGTEDAQPFYVNVPYGIAMAHNGNLTNYWHLRRELFEEDRRQINSTSDSEVLLNVFAEELSRSSSPSLCAEDIFRATEATFKRAQGSYSAVATIANAGIVAFRDPHGIKPLVFGRRGRSSAFASESVTMDVLGYKRWRDIQSGECIFIDCDGREYCRRITEDVHTPCIFEWVYFARPDSIIDGISVYEARLGLGRELASGVKESGIVPDVVIPVPDTAKPAALALSIALGIPFREGLIKNRYIGRTFIMAGRKERRKSIKMKLNPIRAEIEGKKVLLVDDSVVRGNTSRKIIGLVREAGAEKVYFASSSPPLRHPCAYGIDMQTRGDFIARDKEPEKIKETIGADELIYQTMDGLLAGVTGKNGERSFCTACFSGEYPTEISKEAFHYMETDRLRKCLLTVSEDV